One window from the genome of Desulfurobacteriaceae bacterium encodes:
- a CDS encoding phosphatase PAP2 family protein has protein sequence MKIRMFLFIFVFLCFPLKSFGGILNEYYKDVSYTFQEVKKNKKALTIFGSALGLSFLLDEKVRELVAKNQSKFLTDFTDFTNNFGEYKLLFPSIAFLGTTGYLTKNKKLAEASLTSLEAGFTAGLITVGIKVAIGRQRPYCSNDPFTFKPFDGTFDCMSFPSGHTTLAWSMITPFAVYYDKPILYLIPISVNIARIYKNKHWLSDTVMSAGLGFSIGYFFSKRHLTKKQKVVFNITPNSIMVGFRF, from the coding sequence TTTTTATTTTTGTATTTCTTTGTTTTCCACTAAAATCCTTTGGGGGAATTCTTAACGAGTACTACAAAGATGTCTCTTACACATTTCAAGAAGTGAAAAAAAATAAAAAAGCTCTTACCATTTTTGGAAGTGCTTTAGGATTAAGTTTTCTCCTTGATGAAAAGGTAAGGGAGCTAGTAGCTAAAAACCAAAGTAAATTCCTTACAGATTTTACGGACTTCACTAATAACTTTGGTGAATATAAACTTTTATTTCCTTCAATAGCATTCTTAGGAACTACAGGATATTTAACGAAAAACAAAAAATTGGCTGAGGCTTCCTTAACATCATTAGAAGCTGGATTTACTGCCGGTCTAATCACCGTTGGAATAAAAGTTGCAATAGGTAGACAAAGACCTTACTGTTCAAACGATCCTTTTACGTTTAAACCTTTTGATGGAACTTTTGACTGTATGTCCTTTCCCTCTGGTCACACAACTTTAGCGTGGTCAATGATAACACCTTTTGCTGTATACTACGATAAACCAATTCTCTACCTAATTCCAATTTCTGTGAATATCGCAAGAATTTATAAGAACAAACACTGGTTATCCGACACAGTAATGTCAGCAGGTCTTGGTTTCTCAATAGGATACTTTTTCTCCAAAAGACATTTAACTAAGAAACAAAAGGTTGTCTTTAATATAACTCCGAATAGTATTATGGTTGGATTCAGGTTCTAA
- the lepB gene encoding signal peptidase I, which yields MDTEKIIENLKSFAIALILALIIRAFIVQSFHIPSGSMIPSLLIGDFILVDKITYHFREPDRGDVVVFHFPLNEDIYYIKRIIGIPGDKIEIINGKVYINGKPCKYEFAGFYTYKEKGETNNGKIFYESLPRSKDGEKKHMILKTGIQGDNVGVLVVPKGKYFVMGDNRNNSYDSRFWGFVDRDKIVGIARIIFFSWDREKHLPRLNRIFRMVN from the coding sequence ATGGACACAGAAAAGATAATAGAGAACTTAAAATCATTTGCCATAGCCCTTATATTGGCTTTAATAATAAGAGCCTTCATTGTTCAGTCTTTTCACATTCCATCAGGTTCTATGATACCAAGCTTGCTTATAGGAGATTTCATCTTAGTTGACAAGATAACTTACCACTTCAGAGAACCTGATAGAGGAGATGTTGTGGTTTTTCATTTTCCATTAAATGAAGATATATACTACATCAAAAGGATTATTGGTATCCCAGGAGACAAGATAGAAATTATTAATGGCAAGGTTTATATAAATGGTAAACCATGTAAATACGAGTTTGCAGGATTCTATACTTACAAAGAGAAAGGTGAAACAAACAACGGAAAAATTTTCTACGAGTCCCTACCAAGGTCAAAAGATGGAGAAAAGAAACATATGATCCTAAAGACAGGCATTCAAGGAGACAATGTAGGTGTTTTAGTTGTTCCTAAAGGAAAGTATTTTGTTATGGGTGATAACAGGAACAACAGCTACGACAGTCGTTTTTGGGGATTTGTAGACAGGGATAAAATAGTTGGGATAGCAAGAATTATCTTCTTCTCT